The Sporosarcina ureae genomic sequence CATTCAATCAGATGCCTTATCGGCACTGCTAAAGAGACAAGGTTTTGATATGAAGGAAATGGAAACGGCAGGGCTTTGTTTCCATAAAGAAGATGGCTCAGGTTATTTTGACCGTTTCAGAGGAAGGATCATGTTTCCGATTCAGGATGATAATGGTGCAACAATCGCATTCTCCGGCAGAAGGTTGGAGGATTCTTCTTCTGACGCTAAATATATCAATAGTCCAGAAACTCCCGTCTTTGAAAAGAGTAAGGTTTTGTTTAATTTTCACCGTGCACGTCTTAATGTTCGAAAAACGGGTAAAGTAGTATTATTCGAAGGTTTCATGGATACGATTGCAGCAGATCGTGGCGGAATAGGAAATACAGTGGCTGTTATGGGTACTGCATTGTCCGCGCATCATATCGTGAAATTGAAGCGAATGGCAAAAAAGATCGTCATTTGCTGCGATGGTGACTCAGCTGGCTGGGGGGCTGCCAAACGATTTGCTGACCAATTAATGGATAGCGGAATGGATGTACTGATTGCCACCTTACCTGATAAAATGGATCCTGATGATTATATCAGTCAGCATGGTTCAGAAGTATTTTCAGAAAAGGTGCTTGATCAAGCGTTATCTTATATTTCTTTCGTAGCGGCCTACTATAGAAGAGATAAGAATTTATCCGTTGATCATGATATCAAGCAATATGTACACGAAGTATTTGACGAACTGGCTCACCGTTGTTCTCCTATCGAGAAGGATTTATTGATCCAGCAACTCCACAATGAAACACATGCTTCAAAAGAGTCACTTGGTCAAGAATTCACCAAGTCGATTGCTAAGAAAGCGAAACAATCACGAGATACAAGTCCTGATGAAGGCAGAATTGTACAAGTTACGAGAGCCCCGGTGAATCGTGCGGAAACAGATCGTGCGGAACAATTACTTCTTGCGCATCTGCTGATGGACGCAGATCTA encodes the following:
- the dnaG gene encoding DNA primase, producing the protein MTRISDDTIEEIRSGTDIVDLISEYVQLAKRGKNWFGLCPFHEEGSPSFSVSEDKQLFHCFGCGASGNAITFMMDMENRSFIDSIVKLGSRMGLELESSQTDNQASNSSSNQKMLKAYTLAANFYSHLLLNTIEGEKALEYLEKRGFTRDEIEQYEIGWSPIQSDALSALLKRQGFDMKEMETAGLCFHKEDGSGYFDRFRGRIMFPIQDDNGATIAFSGRRLEDSSSDAKYINSPETPVFEKSKVLFNFHRARLNVRKTGKVVLFEGFMDTIAADRGGIGNTVAVMGTALSAHHIVKLKRMAKKIVICCDGDSAGWGAAKRFADQLMDSGMDVLIATLPDKMDPDDYISQHGSEVFSEKVLDQALSYISFVAAYYRRDKNLSVDHDIKQYVHEVFDELAHRCSPIEKDLLIQQLHNETHASKESLGQEFTKSIAKKAKQSRDTSPDEGRIVQVTRAPVNRAETDRAEQLLLAHLLMDADLFEEKRLELQDLFVRDDIIKIFFKLAAFYEQYDLPNYQRFAETLEDRQLKKVVMEAILTERSQEHITQEVNDCIRHLKKNQIKRLIDQKRHESKEAEKRNDLLKAMELASEVIQLVRSLKVL